The following proteins are encoded in a genomic region of Neomicrococcus aestuarii:
- a CDS encoding Rv2175c family DNA-binding protein yields the protein MQELEKIVGEWLALPDVAELLNLQLRKVHGLLSDHQIVEARVGENNIRAVPAAFIQDGEVVDSLPGTISVLLDSGFQDDEIIRWLFTPDESLPGTPIEALRQGRKTEIRRRAQAMAW from the coding sequence GTGCAAGAACTAGAAAAAATCGTCGGAGAATGGCTTGCTCTTCCCGACGTTGCAGAGCTTCTGAACCTTCAACTACGGAAGGTTCATGGACTTCTCAGCGACCACCAAATTGTTGAAGCTCGAGTGGGTGAAAACAACATTCGAGCCGTCCCCGCCGCCTTCATCCAGGACGGGGAAGTAGTGGATTCGCTTCCTGGCACCATTTCGGTGCTGTTGGATTCCGGGTTCCAAGACGATGAAATTATCCGTTGGCTCTTTACCCCGGACGAGTCCCTACCGGGCACGCCTATCGAGGCGCTTCGTCAGGGTCGAAAGACGGAAATACGACGACGCGCGCAAGCGATGGCGTGGTAA
- the dinB gene encoding DNA polymerase IV, whose translation MSIEQPKTSGGRQRPSAVILHVDMDAFFVSVEILHDPSLANRPVIVAHDSDRSVVLSASYDCRALGVRSAMPISRAKQLAPHALVVEPKHTLYYEASHRVMDALREITPLVEQVSVDEAFLDVTGSLRRLGRPREIGQHVRELIWERLSLPCSVGIGPNKFVAKMASTSSKPQGLLEVPPRDVVAFLHPKPIRALWGVGPKTAETLERVGIKTVADLAHTPRATLSKLLGSSGAHLHDLAWGIDQRGIQTEREEKSIGAEETFASDVWDFDSLEVEILKLSHKVARRLRSSSAVARGVTLKIKFEDFSTITRSVTLGSPSNAATVVAQAATQLLKNERPRLRAVRLIGVRCDHLQEDSGERQFTFERADSNWPALDTVADAIAEKFPGVSPLPATLLKSPAKAQSPRLPPEPPK comes from the coding sequence ATGTCTATCGAGCAACCGAAAACCAGCGGTGGGCGCCAGCGGCCCTCTGCGGTGATCTTGCACGTGGATATGGACGCGTTCTTTGTGTCGGTGGAGATTCTGCACGATCCATCGCTGGCGAACCGACCAGTCATTGTGGCGCACGATTCCGACCGCTCCGTGGTGCTCTCGGCATCCTATGACTGTCGAGCCTTGGGGGTTCGTTCGGCTATGCCGATTTCGCGAGCCAAGCAACTTGCTCCTCATGCGCTGGTGGTTGAACCAAAGCACACTCTTTACTACGAGGCTTCGCATCGCGTGATGGACGCACTTCGTGAAATCACCCCGCTCGTGGAACAGGTCAGCGTTGACGAGGCATTTTTGGATGTCACGGGTTCCCTGCGGCGTTTAGGGCGGCCGCGCGAGATTGGGCAGCATGTTCGCGAGCTGATTTGGGAACGGTTGAGTTTGCCCTGCTCGGTGGGAATTGGGCCGAACAAGTTCGTCGCCAAGATGGCGTCCACCAGTTCAAAGCCGCAGGGACTTTTGGAAGTACCACCGCGCGACGTGGTGGCATTCCTGCATCCCAAGCCAATTCGCGCCCTGTGGGGAGTGGGACCGAAAACCGCAGAAACCTTGGAGCGAGTGGGAATCAAGACCGTCGCGGATCTCGCGCACACGCCTCGCGCCACTCTTTCCAAGTTGCTGGGTTCATCTGGTGCGCACTTGCATGACCTCGCGTGGGGGATCGACCAACGTGGCATTCAAACCGAGCGTGAAGAAAAGAGCATCGGGGCAGAAGAAACGTTCGCGAGTGACGTCTGGGACTTCGATTCCCTTGAAGTTGAGATACTCAAGCTGTCCCACAAGGTGGCGCGCCGACTCCGGAGTTCCTCCGCCGTTGCGCGAGGAGTGACCCTGAAAATCAAGTTTGAAGACTTCTCCACGATCACCCGCAGTGTCACCCTTGGATCGCCGAGCAACGCGGCAACAGTGGTGGCCCAAGCGGCTACCCAGCTTTTAAAGAATGAGCGTCCGCGACTGCGCGCCGTCAGGCTCATCGGCGTTCGGTGTGATCACCTTCAAGAGGACAGCGGGGAGCGTCAGTTCACCTTTGAACGAGCAGACAGTAATTGGCCCGCTCTGGACACCGTTGCGGACGCAATTGCGGAGAAATTCCCAGGCGTCAGCCCCCTGCCGGCAACACTCCTGAAATCCCCAGCGAAGGCACAGTCGCCGAGACTACCGCCCGAGCCTCCCAAGTGA
- a CDS encoding polyprenyl synthetase family protein yields the protein MSDSSPSATYIAALNEQLADFLSEQRTIVTAISPHATELMDSISELATGGKRLRASLAYWGFKGAGGQDDDAAIVALGGSIELFQTAALIHDDIIDASDTRRGNPSIHRRFEAIHRREKWHKNAERFGESAAILAGDLCLSLSEQLFGTIGNVPRQTRIIFDEMRLQVMAGQYLDVLEENAGPVWDPAGALDRARSILRYKSAKYSAENPVLLGASLAGANQHLLEGYSRFALPLGEAFQLRDDVLGVFGDPATTGKPSGDDLREGKRTELIAHGLQLSSESERTFIQSRLGAADLSDAEVAQMSQLLVDCGALAATERSIEQLSTQSFEALAELDIPEESRQALRIIGEAAVNRSN from the coding sequence GTGTCCGATTCATCCCCCAGCGCCACGTACATCGCTGCCCTCAACGAGCAATTAGCCGACTTCCTGAGTGAGCAGCGCACCATTGTCACCGCAATATCCCCCCACGCCACGGAGTTGATGGATTCCATTTCCGAATTGGCTACTGGCGGCAAGCGCTTGCGTGCGTCCTTGGCTTACTGGGGATTCAAGGGTGCTGGCGGCCAGGACGACGACGCCGCGATCGTTGCGCTGGGAGGTTCCATTGAGCTATTCCAAACGGCAGCGCTGATTCACGATGACATTATTGACGCTTCAGACACCAGGCGGGGAAATCCCAGTATTCACCGTCGTTTCGAGGCGATTCATCGACGCGAGAAGTGGCATAAGAACGCAGAACGATTCGGTGAGTCTGCAGCAATTCTGGCGGGAGATCTGTGCCTTTCCTTGAGTGAACAACTTTTCGGCACTATTGGAAACGTTCCCCGCCAAACTCGAATCATTTTTGATGAGATGCGCTTGCAAGTGATGGCTGGCCAGTACCTTGATGTACTCGAAGAGAACGCCGGTCCCGTGTGGGATCCGGCTGGCGCCCTTGACCGAGCTCGATCAATCCTGAGGTACAAATCCGCTAAATACTCGGCCGAGAATCCTGTTCTCTTGGGCGCATCTTTAGCGGGGGCAAACCAACACCTACTTGAAGGTTATTCGCGGTTTGCGCTGCCCTTAGGAGAGGCGTTTCAGCTTCGGGATGACGTACTGGGAGTCTTCGGAGATCCGGCAACCACGGGCAAGCCCAGCGGCGATGATTTGCGAGAAGGAAAGCGTACGGAGCTTATTGCCCACGGACTCCAGCTGTCCTCCGAATCGGAACGCACCTTCATTCAGTCCCGCCTAGGTGCGGCGGATCTGAGCGATGCAGAAGTGGCGCAGATGAGCCAACTACTTGTTGATTGCGGAGCCTTGGCAGCAACTGAACGCTCTATCGAGCAGCTCTCCACACAGTCCTTCGAGGCACTTGCTGAGCTTGATATCCCCGAGGAATCCCGTCAAGCCCTCCGCATCATCGGTGAAGCGGCCGTTAACCGCTCAAACTAA
- the mraZ gene encoding division/cell wall cluster transcriptional repressor MraZ, giving the protein MFLGTYTPRLDEKGRLILPAKYRDELEAGLVLTRGQERCIYVFSAGEFERVHEQMRSAPLSSRQARDYIRVFLSGASDEVPDKQGRITIPPALRTYAGLDRDVTVIGAGTRVEIWDTAAWDKYLEDQENAFSETDEDVLPGIF; this is encoded by the coding sequence ATGTTCTTAGGGACGTATACGCCGCGCCTTGATGAGAAAGGGCGACTCATCCTTCCGGCTAAGTATCGGGACGAGCTTGAAGCTGGTCTGGTGCTAACACGAGGGCAAGAACGGTGCATCTACGTGTTCAGCGCAGGCGAGTTTGAGCGAGTGCATGAGCAAATGCGCAGCGCGCCTTTGTCTTCACGTCAGGCCCGCGACTACATCCGCGTTTTTCTTTCCGGCGCTTCTGATGAAGTTCCGGACAAGCAAGGCCGAATCACTATTCCGCCAGCGCTGCGTACTTACGCAGGACTGGACCGCGATGTGACCGTAATTGGGGCGGGCACTCGCGTGGAGATCTGGGATACGGCCGCGTGGGACAAGTACTTGGAGGATCAGGAGAATGCTTTCTCCGAAACCGATGAGGACGTGCTCCCGGGCATTTTCTAG
- a CDS encoding peptidoglycan D,D-transpeptidase FtsI family protein — MSRQPTSAARKKAAAQWTATGTRRLRMGIGIALVMLTLLTGRLFLVQGIDPEGFAQAAVNNRLRTQTIEPVRGSILDTQGRTLASSIVRFDLAADQRHVPDSFHRTNKETNQTETVTKEQAVSEIAQILNKDAAEVKKIIVGEDGATKKGYSLLVEGVSADIKNAVINVGLPGLGSTAESERHYPSGSVAGPLVGFTDTDGNGIAGIEQSQNEVLTGTPGERSYEVGADGIRIPMATNEETPAQDGQSVKLTIDQDIQWAAQEAVMAKQEQFSAEWVSAIVIEVKTGKIRAIADSQSVDPQDPAATDAEYRSSASVTQAVEPGSTGKVATFATALETGVANPEDAFSVPNKYTVNNETINDSLPHATYDMTLAGIFARSYNTGTVMVGDKVPAETRYEYMKKLGIGETLDIGLPGVNKGIFLPPAAWDRRQQYTTMFGQGYSLTPLHTASVFQTIGNSGVRIEPQLIEAYVDADGTEHAVADPEQERVYSDETSAEMRRMMETVVTNGTSTQMQIDGYRVGGKSGTGQAAGENGTYDGYTSSFGGMVPIEDPQYMVLVTMYRPQGYWRDWSVGDTFKTIMSATLNHYNVAPDTTEPDPYKVFIGEQQKYPW; from the coding sequence ATGTCCCGCCAACCCACCAGCGCGGCTCGCAAGAAGGCGGCTGCTCAGTGGACCGCAACCGGAACCCGGCGTTTGCGCATGGGTATTGGCATTGCTCTGGTGATGCTGACGCTGCTCACCGGCAGGCTTTTTCTAGTTCAGGGCATTGACCCCGAGGGCTTCGCGCAAGCGGCCGTCAACAATCGTCTTCGTACTCAAACTATTGAGCCGGTCCGCGGGTCCATCTTGGACACGCAGGGTCGCACGTTGGCATCCTCGATTGTGCGCTTCGATCTGGCAGCGGATCAGCGCCACGTTCCGGATAGTTTCCATCGAACCAACAAAGAGACCAACCAGACGGAAACCGTCACTAAAGAGCAGGCCGTGAGCGAGATCGCGCAGATCTTGAACAAGGACGCTGCTGAAGTCAAGAAGATCATTGTGGGTGAGGACGGCGCTACCAAGAAGGGCTACTCGCTCTTGGTGGAAGGCGTGAGCGCGGATATCAAGAACGCCGTGATCAACGTGGGATTGCCTGGTCTGGGGTCCACCGCGGAGAGCGAGCGTCACTATCCCAGCGGTTCCGTGGCGGGGCCTTTGGTGGGCTTCACGGACACGGATGGCAACGGCATCGCCGGTATTGAACAGTCCCAGAATGAGGTCCTGACCGGTACTCCGGGTGAGCGTTCCTACGAGGTCGGCGCGGACGGTATCCGTATTCCGATGGCCACCAATGAAGAGACTCCTGCCCAAGACGGTCAGAGCGTCAAGCTCACCATTGATCAGGACATTCAGTGGGCCGCTCAGGAAGCCGTCATGGCTAAGCAAGAGCAGTTCAGTGCCGAGTGGGTTTCGGCTATTGTTATTGAGGTCAAGACCGGCAAGATTCGCGCTATTGCGGACTCCCAGTCGGTTGATCCGCAGGATCCAGCCGCCACGGATGCTGAGTATCGTTCTTCCGCTTCCGTTACGCAGGCGGTGGAGCCGGGTTCGACGGGCAAGGTTGCCACGTTCGCTACCGCGCTCGAAACCGGCGTGGCTAACCCCGAGGACGCGTTCAGCGTTCCCAACAAGTACACGGTCAACAACGAGACCATCAACGACTCCCTCCCGCACGCCACGTATGACATGACGTTGGCGGGCATCTTCGCGCGTTCATACAACACCGGCACGGTCATGGTGGGTGACAAGGTTCCGGCCGAGACTCGCTATGAGTACATGAAGAAGCTGGGCATCGGCGAAACCCTAGACATCGGTTTGCCGGGCGTGAACAAGGGCATCTTCCTGCCTCCCGCAGCGTGGGATCGCCGTCAGCAGTACACCACCATGTTTGGCCAGGGCTATTCGTTGACGCCGCTTCACACGGCTTCCGTCTTCCAGACCATCGGCAACAGCGGCGTGCGCATTGAGCCACAGCTCATTGAGGCTTACGTTGATGCGGACGGTACGGAACATGCCGTTGCTGATCCGGAACAAGAGCGCGTCTACTCGGATGAGACGTCTGCGGAAATGCGCCGCATGATGGAGACCGTGGTGACGAACGGAACCAGCACGCAGATGCAGATCGATGGTTACCGCGTGGGCGGAAAATCCGGTACCGGTCAGGCCGCTGGCGAGAACGGCACCTACGATGGCTACACGAGCTCCTTCGGCGGCATGGTGCCTATCGAAGATCCTCAGTACATGGTCCTGGTGACGATGTACCGTCCGCAGGGCTACTGGCGCGACTGGTCCGTGGGGGATACTTTCAAAACCATCATGAGTGCCACTCTGAATCACTACAACGTGGCACCAGATACTACAGAGCCTGACCCTTACAAGGTCTTCATTGGAGAGCAGCAAAAGTACCCATGGTAG
- a CDS encoding LysM peptidoglycan-binding domain-containing protein, with protein sequence MSAVPSEKITARQPLRVAIASGTTVSALLLASAGATGAMADDVITVKRGDTVSHIAAANKVSVSSVLSLNGLKGSSYIYPGQKLVVRKTGTSSTKTPTKTSTPAKSTTTSSSRSYVVERGDTLSQIARHLGVSLQALLSANNLKVTSTIYPGQRLVTAGGSTSTSTGSTVTKPATSTSSFSSRVYIVQRGDTLSQIAGKLGVTLQKLLTANNLKATSVIYPGQRIVAAGGSTTTTTKPATSTTKPATSTASSKVYTVVRGDSLDSIARRMNSQVDAIMNANKLSSTFLSVGQRLVIPTISSTGSTLVGGSFLGYTYSSSTVNSANTNKQILLSRGVPSKAEMKAMIIRTARAMGVEPQLALGHAMQESSFNHASVSPANAIGVMQVIPSSGAWASDLVGRKLDLLNPQDNVTAGIAIIRSLQRTMPTMQQGIGAYYQGAGSVRKNGLYSDTRSYVSKVLAYRAQFF encoded by the coding sequence ATGTCTGCCGTACCATCTGAAAAGATCACGGCGCGCCAGCCCCTGCGCGTCGCCATCGCCTCCGGAACGACTGTCTCCGCTCTGCTTCTGGCCTCTGCGGGCGCCACAGGCGCAATGGCTGATGACGTCATTACCGTCAAGCGCGGAGATACGGTTTCACACATCGCCGCCGCTAACAAGGTCTCTGTTTCCTCTGTTCTTTCCCTGAATGGGCTGAAGGGAAGCAGCTACATTTACCCGGGTCAGAAGCTTGTTGTCCGAAAGACCGGCACCAGCTCCACAAAGACTCCTACCAAGACCAGCACGCCAGCGAAGTCCACCACCACCTCGTCTTCACGTTCTTACGTCGTGGAGCGCGGGGACACGCTTTCACAGATCGCACGTCACCTGGGCGTCAGCCTTCAGGCCTTGCTCTCGGCGAATAACTTGAAGGTTACTTCGACCATTTACCCGGGTCAGCGACTCGTTACTGCGGGTGGTTCCACGAGCACCTCAACGGGCTCCACCGTGACCAAGCCAGCTACCAGCACGTCGTCTTTTTCGTCCCGCGTGTACATCGTGCAGCGCGGCGATACGCTCTCTCAGATTGCGGGCAAGCTCGGCGTCACCCTTCAGAAGTTGCTCACTGCTAACAATTTAAAGGCCACGTCCGTGATCTACCCGGGTCAGCGCATTGTCGCTGCGGGCGGCTCCACAACCACCACCACGAAGCCTGCTACCAGCACGACCAAGCCGGCTACCAGCACCGCATCCTCGAAGGTCTACACGGTGGTTCGTGGCGATTCGCTCGATTCGATCGCTCGCCGCATGAACAGCCAAGTTGATGCCATCATGAACGCCAACAAGCTTTCCTCGACGTTCTTGAGCGTGGGACAGCGACTGGTCATTCCTACGATTTCCTCAACGGGATCTACGCTCGTGGGCGGTTCCTTCTTGGGATACACCTATTCCAGCTCCACCGTGAACTCCGCGAACACCAACAAGCAGATCCTGTTGTCTCGTGGTGTTCCGTCCAAGGCTGAGATGAAGGCCATGATCATCCGCACGGCTCGCGCAATGGGTGTTGAGCCTCAGCTGGCTCTGGGCCACGCTATGCAGGAGTCCAGCTTCAACCACGCATCGGTCTCCCCCGCAAACGCCATTGGCGTGATGCAGGTGATTCCTTCGTCTGGCGCTTGGGCGTCTGATCTGGTGGGTCGCAAGCTGGATCTGTTGAACCCACAAGACAACGTGACTGCCGGTATCGCGATCATCCGTTCCCTCCAGCGCACCATGCCAACGATGCAGCAGGGCATTGGTGCTTACTACCAGGGCGCGGGCTCCGTTCGTAAGAACGGTCTGTACTCGGATACGCGCTCTTACGTCAGCAAGGTGCTAGCGTACCGCGCGCAGTTCTTCTAA
- a CDS encoding DUF3040 domain-containing protein produces the protein MPLSEHEQKLLEQLEKQLNADHEFTSSFESATSPGGFSPRSLVIGAIGAVVGIVVLLLGINQQLIIVGVLGFLLMCGSMYFALSRGTKSAAGSSKPATSKAKGNRQGSFMQNLEKKWEERGRDI, from the coding sequence ATGCCGCTGTCAGAACATGAGCAAAAATTGCTCGAACAGCTTGAGAAGCAGCTCAACGCCGACCACGAGTTCACGTCCTCGTTCGAATCAGCAACCTCTCCAGGTGGATTTTCGCCACGGAGCCTAGTGATCGGCGCTATCGGCGCGGTCGTGGGAATCGTCGTGCTTTTGCTGGGCATCAATCAGCAACTCATCATCGTTGGCGTTCTGGGCTTCTTGCTGATGTGCGGATCCATGTACTTCGCGCTCTCACGCGGCACTAAGTCTGCAGCGGGCTCATCGAAGCCGGCCACCTCTAAAGCCAAGGGAAACCGTCAAGGGTCCTTCATGCAGAATCTTGAGAAGAAGTGGGAAGAGCGCGGGCGCGACATCTAG
- the rsmH gene encoding 16S rRNA (cytosine(1402)-N(4))-methyltransferase RsmH: protein MTHDDAVHNDAAVGSSADPSVSAASLGAHDDAASLSSKDTAERHFPVLLERCVSLFADSVESARAAGRQPVLVDCTLGMGGHSEAMLQRYPDALLIGIDRDTMALSLAGERLARFADRTHLVHAVYSEVDDIVHELSLPGVDGVLFDLGVSSLQLDERERGFAYSYDAPLDMRMDRTEGETAADLVNTLSEEELVRILRVYGEEKFAGRIARSIVKDRAEKPFETTGELVASIRKVVPAAAARTAGHPAKRTFQALRIAVNEELDVLEEAIPASMDVLNVGGRVVVMSYHSLEDKITKKFFASAAKSSAPAGFPVELEEHKARFKTITRGTEQPTEQEISENPRAASARLRATERTLPRSSS, encoded by the coding sequence TTGACTCACGACGACGCCGTGCACAACGACGCCGCAGTTGGCTCCTCCGCTGACCCTTCAGTTTCTGCCGCCTCTCTTGGCGCGCACGACGACGCTGCCTCGCTTTCCAGCAAAGACACGGCAGAGCGACACTTTCCGGTTCTCCTTGAGCGTTGCGTTTCGCTGTTTGCCGATTCAGTAGAGAGCGCCCGTGCTGCCGGTCGTCAGCCTGTCCTTGTTGATTGCACTTTGGGCATGGGCGGCCACTCCGAAGCGATGCTTCAGCGTTACCCGGACGCCCTGCTCATTGGCATCGACCGTGACACCATGGCTCTCTCCCTTGCCGGCGAGCGGCTCGCTCGCTTCGCTGACCGCACCCACTTAGTTCACGCTGTGTACTCGGAAGTGGACGATATTGTCCACGAGCTCTCATTGCCTGGCGTTGACGGCGTGCTCTTTGATCTCGGTGTTTCCAGCCTCCAGCTCGACGAGCGCGAGCGCGGATTCGCGTACTCCTATGACGCGCCGTTGGACATGCGCATGGACCGCACTGAGGGCGAAACAGCCGCCGATCTCGTCAACACTCTCAGCGAAGAAGAACTCGTTCGCATCCTCCGGGTTTACGGCGAGGAAAAGTTCGCGGGCCGCATCGCACGCTCGATCGTCAAGGATCGTGCAGAGAAGCCTTTCGAAACCACGGGCGAATTGGTGGCATCCATTCGCAAGGTCGTTCCCGCAGCAGCGGCTCGGACGGCAGGCCACCCGGCAAAGCGAACCTTCCAGGCGCTACGCATTGCCGTTAACGAAGAATTGGACGTTCTCGAGGAAGCCATCCCGGCTTCTATGGACGTTCTGAACGTTGGAGGCCGAGTAGTAGTCATGAGCTACCACTCGCTCGAAGACAAGATCACCAAGAAGTTTTTTGCCTCCGCGGCAAAATCTTCGGCTCCTGCCGGATTCCCGGTGGAACTCGAAGAACATAAGGCTCGTTTCAAGACCATCACGCGTGGCACGGAACAGCCTACGGAACAAGAAATCTCTGAAAACCCTCGCGCAGCATCTGCCCGACTCCGCGCCACTGAGCGCACCCTTCCCAGGAGCTCGTCATGA
- a CDS encoding sensor histidine kinase has translation MAIFASISDYESSNSEDQEWIHLLVGDWQMVADLAFADLVLWYPVEDQSYVAIAHVRPSTTATVFYTDFVGERIRRELRGLVDQAFNAKDVQRASEDHWTTDSAMRVEAIPVTRNGRAIAVITMHMDLGSSRMPSRLELVYRQCAQDLLRMISRGLWPDFATPTGARRGAPRVGDGLVRLNAEGVVEYASPNAVSAYRRLGGADQIEGRSLAEVTASAMKDRRLVDESLPLVVTGKMPWRTEVESGGVNLSLRAIPLRDHDRRYGALVLVRDVSELRRRDLELMSKDATIREIHHRVKNNLQTVAALLRLQSRRMNSEEGKQGLQEAMRRVSAIALVHETLSQGLTQNVVFDELIDRQFRLAAEVATPDRKITTERSGTFGSLSSELATPLSLVIIELVSNAVEHGLATEGGTVWLDAQRSIEDGMQFVTVKVSDNGAGLGGEQPTAGLGLQIVQTLVSNDLRGDITWEERKPNGTTVTLKFQVGAVG, from the coding sequence ATGGCCATATTCGCAAGTATCAGCGACTACGAGTCCTCTAACTCCGAAGATCAGGAGTGGATCCATCTTCTGGTGGGGGACTGGCAGATGGTTGCGGATTTGGCGTTCGCCGATCTGGTCCTCTGGTATCCAGTGGAGGATCAAAGCTATGTTGCTATCGCGCATGTGCGCCCCTCCACGACGGCCACCGTGTTCTACACGGACTTCGTGGGGGAGCGCATCCGGCGCGAGCTTCGCGGTCTCGTGGATCAGGCTTTCAACGCGAAAGATGTTCAGCGGGCCAGCGAAGATCACTGGACTACCGATTCTGCGATGCGCGTCGAGGCCATCCCTGTAACGCGTAATGGGCGCGCCATCGCGGTAATCACCATGCACATGGACTTGGGCAGTTCGCGAATGCCGTCTCGTCTGGAACTGGTGTACCGCCAGTGTGCCCAGGATTTGCTTCGTATGATTTCGCGAGGGCTCTGGCCTGATTTTGCGACCCCTACGGGAGCACGACGCGGCGCACCCCGCGTGGGTGACGGACTTGTCCGGCTAAATGCTGAGGGCGTGGTGGAGTATGCGAGCCCCAACGCCGTCTCCGCCTATCGCCGTCTCGGCGGAGCCGACCAAATTGAGGGCCGATCCCTCGCCGAAGTTACAGCCTCGGCCATGAAGGATCGCAGGCTGGTAGACGAATCGCTCCCGCTCGTGGTGACTGGAAAGATGCCGTGGCGCACGGAAGTCGAATCCGGGGGCGTGAATCTCTCCTTGCGAGCTATCCCTCTTCGGGATCACGACCGACGCTATGGAGCCCTAGTCTTGGTTCGAGATGTCAGCGAGCTGCGTCGTCGTGATCTAGAACTGATGTCCAAAGACGCAACCATCCGCGAAATCCACCACCGCGTCAAGAACAACCTGCAAACGGTAGCGGCACTGTTGCGCCTCCAATCTCGCCGTATGAACTCTGAAGAGGGCAAGCAGGGGCTTCAAGAAGCGATGCGACGCGTCTCCGCAATCGCACTGGTTCACGAGACCCTCTCCCAAGGACTCACCCAGAATGTGGTCTTTGATGAGCTCATCGACCGTCAGTTCAGGCTCGCGGCAGAGGTCGCCACACCTGATCGCAAGATCACCACCGAGCGTTCCGGTACCTTCGGATCCCTCTCAAGCGAACTTGCGACGCCGCTGTCGCTCGTCATTATTGAACTGGTCTCCAACGCGGTAGAGCACGGTCTCGCCACGGAAGGCGGCACCGTGTGGCTTGACGCGCAACGCAGCATCGAAGATGGCATGCAATTTGTCACCGTCAAAGTCAGCGACAACGGCGCCGGGCTCGGCGGCGAACAACCCACCGCGGGCCTCGGCCTCCAGATTGTGCAAACCCTGGTCTCCAACGACCTTCGCGGCGACATCACCTGGGAAGAGCGAAAGCCTAACGGAACCACCGTTACCCTGAAGTTCCAGGTGGGAGCGGTCGGTTAA